Proteins from a genomic interval of Mustela lutreola isolate mMusLut2 chromosome 4, mMusLut2.pri, whole genome shotgun sequence:
- the LOC131830229 gene encoding olfactory receptor 10AC1, protein MDSSSNATMPCGFLLQGFSEFPHLRPVLFLLLLAVHLATLGGNLLILVAVASVPSRPPMLLFLCQLSAIELCYTLVVVPRSLADLAAPGPGRGSPISFLGCAVQMQMFVALGGAECFLLATMAYDRYVAICHPLRYTSVVTPGLCTRLALACCLGGLAVSVGLTVAVFHLPFCGSRLLVHFFCDITALLDLACTRSYVDELPLLGACLVLLLLPSLLILSSYGAIAAALHRLRSPGGRRKAASTCASHLAVTFLHYGCATFMYVRPKSSYSPRRDRTLALVYTNVTPLLYPLIYSLRNREITAAIRRVLGRGRQGQGLRGP, encoded by the coding sequence ATGGACAGCTCCAGCAATGCCACCATGCCCTGTGGCTTTCTCCTTCAGGGCTTctctgagttcccgcacctgaggCCGGTGCTCTTCTTGCTGCTGCTGGCTGTGCACCTAGCCACCCTGGGCGGGAACCTGCTCATCCTTGTGGCCGTGGCATCAGTGCCCAGCCGGCCGCCCATGCTGCTCTTCCTGTGCCAGCTGTCAGCCATCGAGCTCTGTTACACTCTGGTGGTGGTGCCCCGCTCCCTGGCCGACCTGGCCGCACCAGGCCCTGGCAGGGGCAGCCCCATCTCCTTTCTGGGCTGCGCTGTTCAGATGCAGATGTTCGTGGCTCTGGGTGGGGCTGAGTGCTTCCTGTTGGCCACCATGGCCTACGATCGCTATGTAGCTATTTGCCACCCGCTGCGTTACACCTCAGTAGTGACCCCAGGGCTATGCACAAGGCTGGCCCTGGCCTGTTGCCTTGGGGGACTGGCAGTATCCGTGGGGCTCACAGTGGCTGTCTTCCACCTGCCCTTCTGTGGCTCCCGCCTGCTGGTGCATTTCTTCTGCGACATCACGGCACTGTTGGACCTGGCTTGCACACGGAGCTACGTTGATGAGCTTCCCCTGCTGGGCGCCTGCCTGGTGCTCCTGCTGCTGCCCTCACTGCTCATCCTGTCCTCCTACGGCGCCATCGCTGCCGCCTTGCACCGCCTGCGCTCCCCTGGGGGTCGGCGCAAGGCTGCCTCCACCTGCGCCTCGCACCTGGCTGTCACCTTCTTACACTATGGCTGTGCCACCTTCATGTACGTGCGGCCCAAGTCCAGCTACTCCCCGCGACGGGACCGCACACTTGCACTTGTCTACACCAATGTCACGCCACTATTGTACCCACTCATCTACAGCCTGCGCAACCGTGAAATCACTGCTGCCATCCGCAGGGTGCTGGGGCGTGGGCGGCAGGGACAAGGTCTGCGTGGGCCCTGA